Genomic window (Drosophila sulfurigaster albostrigata strain 15112-1811.04 chromosome 2R, ASM2355843v2, whole genome shotgun sequence):
AGATtccagccacaacaacaacaactgggcgtgtgcgtgtgagtgtgtgagtgaagtTTGAAGTGATTATGGTTagttagttttgttgttgtcattagcATGCGTAACACAGCAGCCTTCTTTAAGTACGCGCGAcgtggtatatgtggtatatgtatgtgtttgtatgtgggTTCCGTTTCGTTCCCTTATAAGTAcacgcaattgcaattgcgaaACTCGCTGTCTCGCTCTTGCAGTTGCAAGTCTTGCAAGCGACAGAATGCGGAGATAAGATTCGATTTCGAAATTCTAATCAGCGAGTAATATTTGctcgttcgctctctctctttctttgtgGATATGGATGGATTGTTGGACGGACAGTCAGCATATTTCTGTGAATTTGTGTCGCAATTCTGCGAATTATCTGACAAATggctaaatatatatttgggtCGTCACTTTTGATAAATGTACTACGCAACCATAAGCGAgtatttctttgtttgtttaccCAGAAAATACCCCTCACATCCCTTGCCTACGACTTCGTCTCATAGCTTTTTCTTTGTCGGCCTATCTACGAGTAGTACGTGATATTTCAACGTAATTTGACACTCTCTGGCTATTTCTAGGTATTTGCCTATAAGCGGATTATCAGCTACACACAACTCACAAATTGTCAAGTATATCATTTATCTGAGATACTTTTGATACCCTCTCTCATTGTGCGTAACAAGTTTAAGTAGGCTaatcttgattttaattttaaacttttaatttgaatgaattGTGTTCATCTCTTAagaaactttaattaaaaagtctATATTTGTGATTAGTATTAACAACAAAGTCAATTTAGCTATTTTTTCTTccgtctggctgtctgtccaTGTATATTATTGCTTATATCTCGAATATTATAAACGCTAGAGTCAAAAAATTTGGTATGCAAATTCCTGTATTCAAATAGccaatttgaattattaatagttttatatAAGACCTTCTTTTCCCCAAGAAAACCTATTTTAGTAATAAATGGTCTACAGGGTAACTCTTAAGTCCAACACTTGAAACTAGATCGCTGTTACTTGCTGCATGATGAATCGCTTCCTTTCGTCTTAGCTTAagttacacaaaaaaaagtcgcGCTAATTAAGTGACATAGTCTGGAGAGAGAGGGTTGGGGAGGAAGACTTCTCGTATTACCCGTTCTTGGGCATATCGAATTAGTGCATGTTTTAACGCTTCTGCCTTTGGGACGCTGATGATTAAGTTATGAGGAGCCACCCAAAGACAAGAGATTACGCCTGATGGTAACCCGAGTCGAGTTGGGTTGAGTTGAGGCAACTTCATTTGCTCGTgggactttttttttgtgtcttctttctttttatttgccgtagtttggtttgtttgttgtctctGCATCGGGCCATCATCGGAGTCAGCGCAATGACTTTTTAGCTAGCAACTCGATGATGGCTTTAATATGAAGAGGCAGCAacacaaacgcaaacacaAAGAAAGGCGACCACAATGGAAACGATGGCTGGCAACGTGTAAATGTGGCACCGGAAAAGTGTCCATGCTCAGTGTCCACTCAAGCGTGCGGCACCACAAGAAAGAGGGCGCTCTctcagcagagcagagcagggCGTGGCACAGACACATTCACAGTTGGCAATCAACCTGTtaaagtgtgagtgtgtaactgtgtgtgtttgtgtgtggcaatttgaattgttgttcGGCTTCgctaatttttcaattttccattttgatttCCATTGCATTGcacatttatgttttttttgtgtctgcTGCGCGTCgtttatgtcatttatttattttaattatttactttggCAAATTGTTCATTTCCTACTTTATTTATCGAGTGCGTTTCCCGCATTTTCCCTGCACCCTTTCGACTTCTATTGTTTGGCAATCAACGCTGATTTATGCTCgcttttctccctctctctctttggcaCTCGCTCACTTTCTCTGCCTCTCTTTCTCGCCATGCTGATTTTCCCACATTCGTAGCActtcaaaatgttgcaagttCCCCCTTTTTGACCCCTCTAAACTGCTGTACTTAAAACTCTCCCCTCTTTCCGTATGCATTTGCTGCTCTTCTCGCTGACCCAATTCCTATGTAaaagtatctgtatctttgtatctgtatctataacTGTAGCTGCCTGCATTTTGTATCTGCAGCTGAATGTGATAAGCCAGACAGCTCATTGTTTCGACATTTATTGCTGCCTGCACTTCAAGATCATTGCGTCACTTTGGATAATCCTCAATGAATGTCACTTCCACCAAAAAAATGCTAAGAGATAAGGGTAAAAAATTCTTAGAAGTTGTCAGATAAAAACGTTATTCATAAATTCTTATTGAATGAAGCATAAATTAAGTTGTTGAAAGATAAAGATTTAAGCtttgtaaatacttttaaattctaaaagaaatcaaacataaattaatttgttaaaagaTAAAGATTCAAGCTTTTAAGATACTTTTGTGTGCTACAAGAAAACGAACATTTTACAGaaatattaattgcaatttcacCACGAATCTTTCAGTGGTGAAATTCTGAATATTGTATATAGAAACGTTCTTTCAATCATGCAATTCATTGTGCTTTATTGACGAAATGCTTTCAGCTTTAATTGTATTAAGTGAGCGCAGAGGTCGCCATATGATATCAATGTTCCTTGAGTTTAAAAATATCGCAAGTcgagaaaaacaagaaaataaaacatctGATGTGTTGAAACAAATTCAAGATCAAAGTTTGCTTATCGAAATGCCGATGAAATTGTagattgtaataaaaaacaatacacaCGTATGTATGTTGTGTATGTTTGAAAATATCGTATTTCGTATCTCGACTTTGTGGCGTGACCAATTCGATTTGATGATTACAAGCCTATTATATTGGACTGGACTCAACTGAATCCAAAGTCATCTCATCTCGTCATTGAAACACGCGCCGCAGAGGCATCAATTGGTTTCTATTAATGAACGAATTGAGCGAGggaattattgttattgccgaccggaaatatgttttaaatttctcTTTTGCCCAGTCACACAAACATACTCTAAAAGATACTGTATCTATATGTAACCATATGCGGATATTTATAGAGATATATTTGTTCAGTTTATGCGAAACTTGGGCTTAGAAGCAGAATTCATTAATCTCGCACAAACAAAGCATCATTAAACAAAAGCGACGGTGGGAAATGCACAGAGCACAAAAAGATTTACCATTTGTTATAGAGAATGCTTGACTAGCGTATACCCTGTACTGTAGTAGATGTGATTGTATATACCCTTTGCTTGTAATAGAGTTTTGATGCCGCAGCGTGATTATCAGTAAAgttcaacaaatgcaacattAGCCGCCAGGCAGCCCCAGAAacatcgacgacgacgacgacacgaCACTCATCATCATAtagaacacacacagatacagataaagatacaaatacacacacagttgcagcTGTGCATAAAGCCGAGTCTTTACAATTTGTTCACACAATTAGAATGGAGCGAAGGAGACGcaaaacagagaaagagagagagacacgaAACAATCGTTAACAACTGCTGGCCGCAACATGCGTCagcagaacacacacacaaacacacactggCATACTCACTTGCCACATGTGTTAcatgtaaacaaaattgaagtaacttcaaaataaatataataaaaaaaaacccaagtAGGAAAGCTACGATTAAGAGTGCTTAACTTTGAAATACCCGCTAGTTTTTTTAAAGCATAAATTGGTTTCATTTATAACTTTATCTCTTTGTCATTTCTGATTGACTAACTGAACCAAAACCTAAACGGTAAATTCTAGAAGCCTCcaatttttacaatttgcgataagaaattatttttcaaaatttctgaAATTACTATCTAagatttttgctgtttttaatggtttttttttatccatcattttatttcatcgCTTATAATTCAGTATCTAATGACTTCTTTCTTAATTATCTTCACACTgatgaaatataaatgatcTTTAGAAATTTGAGATGGATTTTATACCATTAATAATTCTTTTACTCATTAGTTCTTTCTTAGCTTTGTTCAGTTATGAAtgaattaacaatttattggTCTGAAATACTAACTTCCTTCAGTTACATTTCTCAGTTACCACTAATTTGTGACACCCTTCTAATGCTCTCCCTACCGGGTatcacgaaaaaaaaaaagttcaaaagtTTATCGTGTCGTCGCCTGTCGTTTGGGGCTTGGCCGTGATAATGACAGTGCCGCAGTCTGTccggcagtcagtcagtcaatgcGTCTCTGTCCATTAGTCAATTTGTACTTGTGAATTGCCCATGAGAATGAACTTGTGGGGTAGCTGAACTCGTAGTTATGCAGTGAATATGCTTAAAATAGTTGAGGAGAGTTCGTGAATCGGCAATTTGAATCTTCACTCAAGACTTACGCTCTCACTTTCTATTGCCCCGCGCttgcaataaattgtaattagcCAACTACACGTATgcttgcaattaaattatgatttgCATACGTAATTTCGATATTAATTGTATGTATTtccttttgctctctctcttacaGAACCGCGCACTGCCCTCAAATGCGTCGCCGTTTCGTCGCGCCTGGGGTCAATCTTCCTTCCGCATGCAGCGCGCCTCCGACAAGGCATCGAAGccagcgtcaacagcagcaacagcaactggctGCAGTCCCAGCGTGCGTCGCTCCGCCTCGATGAATGCCTCCGACAATGATGTGTATCTCAAGACATTAATGCTCGACGAACAGCTGAAGCCAAAGTCATCGTCGCCGCCACAATTGGCACTCTTCCAGGTGCCACAGATCCTGATGACGCCGGCACCACCATCGAGCATCATGGTGACCGCCAGCGTGGAGTCACAATCGGAGCCAGCGCCCGCGCAGCCAGAGCAACTGGGTCCGAGCGGTTGGGGCACTTCGTTTGAGCGTATGCTCCAGGATGCCGCAGGCATGCAAACATTCGCCGAGTTTCTTAAGAAGGAATTCTCCGCGGAGAACATTTACTTTTGGACCGCCTGCGAGCGTTACAGATGCACCGAACAGGAAGAGGAACGTGTGACGCTGGCACGTCAAATCTTTGGCAAGCATTtgtccaacagcagcagcgatccAGTCAATGTCGATTCGCAAGCTCGCAATCTTAGCGATGAGAAGTTGGGCAGCGGAGCAGTGGATATCTTTGCGCCTGCGCAGAAACAGATCTTCAATCTGATGAAATTTGATAGCTATCAGCGTTTCATACGCTCCGATCTCTACAAGAGCTGTGTGGAGGCggaacagaagcagcagccgtTGCCCTTTACGGGCGCCGATCTCGACGAGCTGTTGAAGACAAATTTTCACGTAATGGCCTCATCAAAGGTAAGTCTTGAAGTAAACTTTGCCTGAGATTGAAACTAACTTTCGTTTCGCGCTTGCAGCAGCTAAAAAAGTCCGCAAGCAACGCAGAGGATCGAAGACGTAAGAGTTTACTACCCTGGCACAGGAAAACGCGCAGTAAATCCCGCGATCGCAGCGAAATCATGGCCGACTTGCAGCAGACGCTGATGCCtgcgccgccaccgccgccgccgctttTGGCTCTGCTCACGGGTGGCGCCAATTCGGTGCAGAACTCACTGAGTGACTTGCACAGTTCACGCTCGTCGCTGTCATCGTTCGACGCCGGTGCAGCAGCTGGACCGGCTCAGGGTGCGAGTGCGGACAGCGTGTGCTCGCTGTGTCGCGTCATACTGACCGATGGCGCCACAACCATTGTGCAAACACGTCCCAACGAGACAGTGGGACAGCTGGTGGAACGTTTGCTGGAGAAACGCAATCTGGTCTATCCGTTCTATGATGTGGTGTTCCAGGGCAGCACCAAATCCATCGACACACAGCAGTCCTCGCAGCTGCTGGCCGGCAAAGAGGTGCTGATTGAGCGTCGCGTCGCATTCAAGTTGGATCTGCCCGATCCCAAAGTTATATCGGTGAAGAGCAAACCGAAGAAGCAATTGCACGAGGTCATTCGACCCATTCTCAACAAGTACAACTATCAAATGGATGGTGTACAGGTGCTGCTGCGCGATACCCAAGCGCCGTTGGATCTGATGCAGCCGGTGACGGTGGCCGATGGCCAGCGGCTGCAGATTGCGTTGCTCAAGCCGGATTTTCAGCTAAGCGGCGGCAGTAGCATGCCGCCGAAGCATAGTAAACCAATGAAACCGCTGCCAAGTGCGGCagcgacgacagcaacaaatgaATCCTCGACGCAACTCGACGAGCTGaccaacaaaatgtttaacgaGCTGCTGCAAAGCAAAGCGGATGCGGCAGCTGCCACACAGAAGAAGCCCTCCGATTTGTGCTCCATGAAGTCGAATGAGGTGCCGTCGGAGAGCTCGTCGTCGCTGTTCGAACGCATGcgtcagcagcgacagcagcgtGAGAATAGCAACATTCCAGGCAGCAGCAAGCTGCCCAAACTCAAAAAGAAATCCACAAGCAGTCAACATTCCGAGGAGCTGTCCACGATAACCACCGGCAGCTGTGCAACATCGTCTGTCGATCCCAAAAAGCCCATTATCGCCAAACTAAAGGCGGGCGTCAAGCTGCAGTCCACGGAGCGAGTAGCCGAGACCCAAGGTGAGTGTAGAATTCACAACTCCGTTTTgatcttttatttattctgcTTTGTATTTGACAGATGAACTACTCGAGGGACTGAAGCGTGCGCAATTGGCGCGTTTGGAGGATCAGCGCGGCACAGAGATTAACTTCGATCTGCCCGACTTTCTGAAGAACAAAGAGAATCTCAATGCGGCCGCGTCCAAGCTGCGCAAGGTGCGCGCCAATTTGAGTCCCGTGAACAAGGCCACAAGTCCCACAGATGCGCCACAGCCAGCGCCACGTTTGTCCATTACACGTGGCATGCAACCATCGAGCGTGTCACCCATGAAAGTGGACGCGGAGCATGAGACTGAGCTGACAAATGATGCATCGTCGGCGGAACTACAGGAATTTGCCAAAGCGCCGCCACCGTTGCCGCCCAAGCCCAAGGTGCTGCCCATTAAGCCATCGAATTGGGGCGCTGCTGCTCAGCCGACCACAACAAGTGCTggcaactacagcaacaaattCTCGCCCGCTAAGCATCACACATCGACAGCGACATCACCTTCGGCGAAGGCTGCGAGTCAGGCCGCCACAGCTCTGGCTTTTGGCAGTAGCAAGCTGCCACTGGAGATGCAAGGACGAAAGTCGCTCGAGCAGGCGGCGAGCACACGTTGCGCCTACTTGGATGAGCCTAGCAGCAGCTTTGTTTAACTCTCCGATCGGACGATCAGCGATCATtgtacatactatatttaaaaatggcACAACGCCTCcctctattatttattaacttttgtaTTACGTACTACGTGTGCAGTcctttcgctgttgttgtcaaccCACACAAAAAGCACCATGACGAACTATCGCCTATTTATAACTACTAAGCTACAGCCAGCTTTAAGtctaaacataaacatattgtataaataaacaCCCTACATAcgtataaaattaaaattgaaactcattttttttttcaaataggTCAAATAACGTAATTCCCttgaattcaaattcgaatttAACTTAGGTTTCGCGTTTAAGTTGCTTTCAAGCTTTGAACTCATTCAAGTGGTCAACTCTCCCTAAATTCATTACGCACTCAAAGTATGTATTGCAGCTTGCTGCtcatttctgttcgcctggaacatgcacacatacacatagacaCCTACATTTCTTACTTGGATGCCACGCAACATCCAAAAAGACCCTGCACTACCAGTTGAGGTAACAGGGGaacagaaacaaaagcaagcaGCTCCTGACACACTTTTCCAAGTTGACTCAACATTTGAGTTTCACTCAATTTTTAATGcacttaaaatatgtatggcTACTTGCTGCTCAATTCTGTTGTCCTGGTTCTTCACCTGGCAGTTCAGCCTTCTCCGCGGTAACAAACAGtgaagcacacaaacacacgcacacatacaagcatacactcatacacttgcatacacacacatacacttgcactcacacactcgcatcTCTCGCTTGGATGCCGCACAGCACCCATAAAGACCCTGCATTGCTAGCTGAAATAACAGGCGAACAGAAGCCATAGCAAGCAGCTTTCGAAATTGTATGACAAGTCGACTCGACATTTGAGTTTCACTCAATGTTTAATGCACTTAGAATAAGTATGGCGCTTACTGCTCaattctgttcgcctggtactTCAGCTGGTTGCTCATCCTTCACCACGGTAAAAAAAACATCCACACTCACGAAGGTACTCACAAACATGCAagcatacactcacacatatacatgtacatgcacacgcacacacacacacataaacacctACATTTATTACTTGGATGCCTTGCAACAGCCAAAAATACTCTGCATTACCAGTTAAGGTAACAGGCGAGCAGAAACAATAGCTAGCAGCTTTTGACAGCGTGCAACAAGTTGACTCAACAGTTGAGCCTCAACGGTTATGAAACGAtcgtttaatttgaattttaccTATTTTCACTCAACATTGGAACTTAACTCAATTTTTAATGCGCTCAAAATAAGTATGGTTGCTTACTGCTCaattctgttcgcctggtactTCAGTTAGCAATTCTCCGCGGTAACCCATTTAAATTTGTCTTTTACCTATTTTTTAAACGTCCATTTAAATCGaataaatttctaataaaataatacatttcttgaatatttagttatagtttattttatttatacatttctatTCCTATGCAATAAGATTGCCTATTAATCTTTTGCTGtactttcttatttgtaaCTAGGACTCTTACAACTTTGTAGAAAAAGACAACGATGTAAGCATAACGCATCCGTTATCTTCAGctaatatttgtttaacaacATGTAGTAAATCtaatattaaaactatttgttATAGCATCACTATATATTGAAGTCTACAAAACGTTTGCCGATTTCCTTGTAGATAGTGAAAAGCAGAAcgcaatcatttttttttttaaacatctGTACATTCTACAAATAACTATATAATATGcaaacacatttcaattattattttaattcccTTTGGTGGTATATAAAACGGCGTCTCACAAGTCATTAGAAGTGAGCGATCTAAAGATGACGAATTTTGTTAAAGTTTTCGTGGTCCTCACTGCGATTGTGAGTCTGACATCCGCCATAAATCTAACAAAGGCCATAGCGCAGAGAAAAGGTAACTTATATTAAGGATGCTAATTTTAAGTTCGATTATCTAAATACTCGTTTAATTACAGCGGTTTGCACATTGCAGTCCTCGTATGGTTCGTGCTCTGGCAGCAAAGTGAAATGGCACTACGACTTCGTGCGGGATAGTTGCATAGAATTCATTTACAGCTCTTGTGGAGGCAATGCGAATCGCTTTGATACTCGGATAGCCTGCATTCAATACTGCATGGATCCTGTTAACCGATACCGAATGCAGGATTTCGAAAacgaatatttaaaattccgagaaaatgacaaataaaaacaaaataaaaagacgtataaattttatatgtaaAGTGTATGTATCGGATTTGTCCCTTCGAAATCATTGAATAACATTAACGCGTAAATTTCTGAGCCGCCAAGCGGCCCATAAAAAGTACAATCAAATGGCCAGTGTGGGTTTCTTTGTCGTCTCAGGCTGCTGAGATGATGCTGCAACTGTGctaagctgttgttgttccttcTGTTGTTCGCTGCCCGACTCCAGCTGCTTGGTCTGCTGCTCACCGGCACTGAGCTCCTTGGGCGTCTCTTCAATGGGTTCGTCCGCAATACGGTATGTTATGAGTGCTGGCTGTTTGGGTGGCAGCCAATCGGGAATGATCTTGTCGTGCAGCCGCCACTTGCCATACTCATTGGAAATGTGCTTTTCGAATACCACATACTCCAGCACATCTTTTGTGAGTATTTCGCTACCATGCATCAGACGACCAAAACGATCATAGATGGCCAACATCTGCTGAGTGTGGAATCGGACTGTGACCTGAGCAAACTGATTCTCTTTCGTGATGACCTCGGTGACACGAGCGTGGACAACACGTGGCGGCTCCAACGATTGCAGGAAACGCCAATGTATTGTCTTGTCCTTGACGTTGTGCATCATTTCGGGGTAGCAACGTTCGCTGACAAATTCACGTATTTTGTACTTCTCTTTGGCTgccatatgtgtgtgtgctgcaatATAAATCTCTTGCGCCTCTGCACCAAAGTCATCCGTGCTGAAATTCTCCTCGTATGAGCGTATTTTGCGCACAGCCATCAAACTCTTTGATTTCTTCTCTAGGAATTCGAATTTTTGCTTAGCACCTGACGTTGAGATGATCGACTTTTTGCCATCACCCTCGGGTGGCACATACGCCTCGAAGATGCCGCCCGTGCAACTAATGTGAAATGGTCGTTCCATCCATGGACGGGGCGGCAGCACTCCGCGCTCTTTCATGCGACTGCGCATCTCCTCTTTGCTAATATCATCGGCCTTTTCACGCAAATTGGGTAGCTCAATTTTAACGAATTTCTGCTTTCGCAATCGTTTAAACTCCGGTTTCCAATGCTTAGTTTGCCGGTGGCGCACCTGCTGCATTTGCAACATGTTTTGCACGCCCGGCAACAACATGCCTGCTCTTGGTACCATTTGCGGCATCTAAAA
Coding sequences:
- the LOC133838544 gene encoding kunitz-type serine protease inhibitor Bi-KTI-like, which encodes MTNFVKVFVVLTAIVSLTSAINLTKAIAQRKAVCTLQSSYGSCSGSKVKWHYDFVRDSCIEFIYSSCGGNANRFDTRIACIQYCMDPVNRYRMQDFENEYLKFRENDK
- the LOC133838540 gene encoding large ribosomal subunit protein mL45, which gives rise to MEKLVCSSIKIMQMQMPQMVPRAGMLLPGVQNMLQMQQVRHRQTKHWKPEFKRLRKQKFVKIELPNLREKADDISKEEMRSRMKERGVLPPRPWMERPFHISCTGGIFEAYVPPEGDGKKSIISTSGAKQKFEFLEKKSKSLMAVRKIRSYEENFSTDDFGAEAQEIYIAAHTHMAAKEKYKIREFVSERCYPEMMHNVKDKTIHWRFLQSLEPPRVVHARVTEVITKENQFAQVTVRFHTQQMLAIYDRFGRLMHGSEILTKDVLEYVVFEKHISNEYGKWRLHDKIIPDWLPPKQPALITYRIADEPIEETPKELSAGEQQTKQLESGSEQQKEQQQLSTVAASSQQPETTKKPTLAI